The genomic DNA ctctacataaGAAAATTACATTACATAATTCTTGTGATTATTGTTGTATAATAGATTTACAATGATCCTTATAAATAGTACATAAACCCTAGACCTAATAAAAtcgtaatagaattttgttataaaaaattataataaaattttattatataaaatcatatcagaaatttattatgataaatcttaatagatttttctttcatatcattcAACACATgacttttattaaataaatatgagTCATCCATTAATAGGTACCTGAAACTGCTGGGGTGATTCAGAAAATGAGGCAGCTTTTGGAATGTAAGAGAAGATCATCTACAACTTGACAACCTAGTTCAAGCTCCTGTACCAACCAACAAGGAGAAGCTCTATTGTAGCCGGATTCTGTTCTAAAAAGTACAGTGCATGCATCTCGAGAACCGGCTCAAGTCAAGATTGTAATACAGATCATAAACTCGCTGTTTTAAATTGCAGATGATACGGCTGCACCATTCCTCAAGTGTCCCAACCCGTAGAGCTGGAATTTACACTGCTTTGCTTTTTTAATGAGGTTAGCTATGCCACCTGCACAGCAACAAGATTAAAGGGCACGCGCCAACGATGAttgacatgattttttttttttttttttatgctcaAGTCAGTTCTAAATTAAATGAAGAAATGAGTGTGTGTATGGGCGCAcgagaacatatatatatatatatatatatatatatatatatatatatatatatatatatatatatatatatatatatatatatatatatatatttatattttaccaTCACCTACGCTCGTTTATATTGGAGTTTCCGGTCGTCCATGTGAAATTGGCAGGGCTCTTTCGAGGAGATCAGATCCTCTGTCTTAAGATTCTCGTGTCCCCATGTCCTCTCATCGATCGGACGGGTTAGATCACATCTCAAGAATGCAGTGCACATCACAAGGATATCATGACCGTTCGATCGGTGAGGAAACATGAGGACATAAGAATCTTGGGACAAAGGATCTGTTTTCTTTTTCGAGTACCTGTCACCATCCGACCAACCGCTACATGCACTGTCGACTGCAATGGCGATTACTAACAGTTGTCTCTCTATTGGCTGTAACTATCATTAACCAGTTGCCTTGTTTCGATATTTCTCTGGGTGATTTTGATCATAATCCGGGAACACGAGAGACTACGGTTTTAAAATTGATAAGGATTGAATTAGGCAAactattaagaaaagaaagaggaaAAGAGATCGTAAGTGAGGGTTTGATTCTCTCGCGGAGCATATCAAATATTCATAGTGCTCGAATTACTTGTGATGTTAATCCGCTGGCCACGATTCATCTGCACTTCCCGAATATATCTGATAGTCAATTTGTGGAATCGGGTCGTTCACCTTCAGAATTAATCCGATTATGAGAGctaatatctattttaaaaacatatataaCTTGTCGAATTCTTTTATCGCCAGGGCGATGTCAGATACAATAATGTTGTTTCTGATGCTTTGGCATTTTAGGAGGTTATTTATGAGAAGGAAGGGGAAAACTCATGATGTTTGTAACGcacctttttctattttttttcttaacccatatagttaatttttttaaactgacTAATTTTTATAGATAATCCGTTCcgtcttataaaatttttttaccaaTAATCAACAtaaatctaaaaatataaatatctcATCACTCATCAGCCAACATCAAATCACCCTACATTACATCGTAGCTAAGATTTAAATCGTGGATGGATGCTTAAAACTACCAGAGCATCGTTGCCACTGCACCATAACACGTTTGTAACACACTTGCATTTATGTTGTATTTTATGTCAAAGTAATCAATTACAAAGGTATACAATAAAGGGTTTTTTAGTTGATAAATCCAGAGCATCACTTATATACactaaaaattccttatttaatATTTACTCATCAGGATCTTCGCTCCCTAGTGTCTCTATAACTTTCTAATGAATTTGtgcatatttattttaatattagaaTAGTATATGCTAATAATTCTAAAAATGATAATCATGACAATTAAAATATAGTTGAATGTCAAACTTGTAACTGTGAACTCAAGGCTAAATATTTGGATCATAATTTCCATCGATGACCATATCATTGGACTTTGTCAGACGATTTAGAAATTTAACACACAAATTGCAACATGATATTAGTCAAATGATTATTTGGAATATCTCATACAAGTTATAATCCATATCAAAAACGATATATATTTATTTGGAAATCTAACAATAGGCAATTAGCCATGATTAGCTTCAAGATGAATCGCATACACATTGCTAGGATACGAAAATAGAAGTTGTGTTGACAAActtattatatattataatattatacaGTCACCCTTCCTCATCAAGCTCTagtttttcttcatctttttccTCAAACACTAATTCATATCTATATTGCTTAGGTACATCAATGGGCAAATAATTCTGGAGTAAAGTGATTTCTCCAGATGAATGCTGATCTCATCTGATCAGTTGGTTCAATCTCTCAGTTATTCTTGAAGCATCTAGCCCCAGTCTGGAGCTCACTGGCTGCAACAACGAAGCAGCAGTTCGTTAAGCCAAATCTAGTCGGAGCGAAGGATAAGAGAAGGTTAAGTGCCTTTAAACAAGAATTCTTTTGAACAACATATAAACTCAAAGAGACAGGTGAAGATAAGAAGTGTTCTCTTCCTCTTCTAATCCAAATAAAAATATTCTTGTTGACTTAGACAAGCTAAGCCTTATTTCTTTTTTAACATAAGAAAAAACTAGACAACAATGAAGGCATTCCACCATGTGAAAAATGGATGGGTACGTGACtaatgaaattaaattattaattgtcATTACATGTCAAAATCTTCATAGATGAGAGAATTGATACGTTCATTTTATCAGGTTTGCATAACCATGATCCAATGATGCTTGTAGATTATTCAAGTAAGCTTATAGATCTCTTCCATCATACAACTCTCCATATGAGACTAACCTAAGAATCATCCCAACTAATAGCATATGAGGTTCAATTGTGCCTCAACCATGCACAAGCAATTGTTTCCAAATGTCTCAATAGGATCAAAATTAGCACTGCTCTAACACCAAGATATCACAAGCAAAGTTAACAATGGTGTTCTCAGATAAGCTTATAAACTTCGACTAAAGGAAAATCTAACCTTATCAACCTATTTATCATGAGAAACAGAAACCAAAATTGTTCACTACATAGTAGTGAAATATGTCACAGCCCGTACCTGGGAATGCAATGTGTAGAAGATTTTTTTACCCACAATGGAGAAGTTGGCATTGATAACTTgtgctccttcttcctcaagaatACTAATCACCTCGTGGAACATGAACCTCTTCTCCTGCCCGCTTACAAGAACCACCTCTAAGTCGGAATCCTGGTGCCTTATTTCGAGGACGGGCAATTTGAACTCTGATGATGTAGTCCCACTGTCAATTTCTATGTCCAATTCTTGGATGTTCATCTTTCGGCCCCTCCTCTCCTTCATCTTCTCAATCCTTGCTCTAAGAGTTTTGATATAAGATGTGGCTTGATCCAAATGATCTTGTTGGCTCAACATATCCTGCACCGATAAAATACCGAGAATTGAGCATGCAAACAGCAGCTTGTCCGACACTATATAAGCATCTAAATATTCAAAATCGAGATCATTTATCTACAGTCTGACTACTTAAATGAAAAAATATGCTAATTCATGCTAATTACTTGGGTGGCTAACAAACTCATATCCATTTAGGAGGTGATAATGGTTTCTACCTGCTGAGATTATTTATTGCATCATGCACAATTGCAGTGACTTCTATACCTATCTAATCCAGGCGGTCATCATTCCCATGTGACATTGAATTATTTGCTTTTGTAGATATCGCACCAGCAGAGTcacttttaaatataaaattcaagAAAAAAACAAATGAGGAATCAGCTTCCGGGGAAAGATTCCAACTGAGGTTGTATATTTCATTCAATATAAGACAAAAAACGACGCCATCGAAGCTGAGAGAGATTATTATAATAACGCATGTTTCGCACGGACTTTAAACAATACCTTAAGAAAAACTTTTGAAACTTTAAAAAGAGAAAATTAACCATCCCTAGATCTGATCCCACGCTTGGACATCcgccataaaaataaaaataaaaataaaaagagggGGATCGGCTCGCCCAGACAATTTCAATTTGGCGGTGTCTAAGAATGGGGCCAAAGAATAAATACGGTAATGAAAATTTTGGTATACCGTTGAATGTATTTTAGTATGGTATATACGTGGAAGAGgattaaaaaaaaagtatattttttcaaaaaaattctaactGGTTTTAAATGGAGTGAATCGGTTTAATCCAATTAAAGCTATAATTTtgctaaataaaatccaaattaaCTTGATTcgcatattctttaaatcatgtGGCAAAAAATCAGCACCTTCAACTAATGTTTGAAGAttcgatttatttatttattaagtacAGTATGTGATTAAtagttaataataaaataactatgaaattttttaaaaaaaaaaagataattttacTGAACGATATGATTAGAATTCAGTGTCATATTGTTTAATAATAATGGTTACTTGCTAATTTAAAATCCTAACAACTAGCTTTCAACAGGCGGAGTCAGCTGGGCTATAGCCCTAATGGGGGTCAACTCACCAACAGAAGGGGGGCAAAGAACAAATAGATACGAGATAGCAAAGGAAGGGACGAAAAGTCACGGCGAAATAAGTAAATCGGGCACCTTTGTTCTGTCGCAATGCTGTTTGGGGATGAGGGAAGCGAGCTTCATGCACAAGTTCTTCATCAGGATCCGGCGGTTCTTCTCCAACGTCTTCCGCTCCAACTTAGTACCCTCGCGGGCGCTGTTGCTCTTCATATGGGCGAGAACGGTGGTACAACCGCGGGAAGGGAGTggaggagaggaagggaggaggaGATCgaatagaagaagaggaggaatggAGCTGCGGAAGGAGGAGGAGGTCTAGGGTATTTTGATTGGTTATATAGGAGAAGTCGTACTCTTAAGGACGATCAAAACTAGTGGAGCCGCTGTGCAATTTGGAGTGGGTCCCAtccttcatttttttttacaGTGTTCTGTtactaattttattattattattattattatattcaaACATGTCGCTAGAACCGTCAATTTAAGTTGGACCCGTTGGATTGACCTGTCCCACTAAGCCAATTAAGTGGAtgggttaaaattttatcaaccgaAGTCCACCGCGAGCCGACCTGCCTAGGCCCGTGACCCGCGCGGGTTGACCCGcgacgggcttgggttggccccaTATTGAGAAACGCATGCTCGTGAACGTGAAGAAGGGCACGATATggtttaagatatgaaagtttttcTAATTAGCTATCGATGTTATTGATCATGTGATTGAGGTCATATATGGCTGAATATTATTTAGCATGAAGCATTGAAAGTTGCTTCTGCTAATCAACAACTACCAATTCTTGCATAGCCCACAATCCATCTATCTCACTCTTCTCTGTTTTAATCTTTCTAATTGTCTCTTGCAAACCACCAATCTctttttcaaataatattttctGTGAATTTATCTTAAACTGTAATTTTTCATTCTCCTTTTAAAGGTTTCATATCAAGCTGCAGAAGCTTGTCGAAAatttgaaagtttttttaaaaaaattataggcCCGCGGGGTTGGCCCGTCAAACTCTCAACCCGCATTCGATTAGGTTGGGTTGGAGATTTCCCAACCCACCAAGCAAGTTGATAGGTTGGTCCGTCCCATTCTACTAAATAGTTGATCCACCACGGATCATCCCACCCCATTATGAGTCGACCCATTTGACAGTTCTACGCGTCGCCTTCTCCGATCCAAACAAATTCCGTATAGACACGCGAGGTGTGGAAGGTGTGGATACTAAATAGGGTAGTAGTATCGTACAAGAATTCGCCGATATGTACTGCCATCAACATATCCGTAGATGGATGCCAAGCGCCAAAATTATATGGGCAAcacttcaatttatcaaattgttatacaatattacaaaaaaaaaaatcaaaagttcTGTTTTTCTTTTTACGATAATTTATGAAAAAACGCACTTAGATTTACGAATTGATCAGAAAATCgtattatattttgatatttatagGAACTTAATTTATTACTCTTCCTATTATATctcttaattattttctttttttcctaTGCGAAGTttatcttctctttcctctcttttATATACCTGCAACATTTGTTCTCTTTACTTTTAtctcttttttttcctctctcttttaaatGCACTCATGCATGCATATGATTTCATATATGACCCATAATGTTATAATTTAGCTTATTCCTCTGATAAAATTTAACATCTCTAGAAATACCAAAATATGTAATGGATAATACTATTAGACTTCTTACCACCTTAAAAATTCACAGGACTTAAAATGTATCCAATCAGAGatatctaggtccatcaatagattttgattttgatcaaaatctacTGATCAACCTAGAGACCTTAAATTATAATCATTTTAAGTCATGTAAATTTTTGAGGTTGCAAAGAGTCTAACGGTGTCGTCTATTGCATATTATGGCTTCTCCAGGGGTGTTAAAACTTTATCAAAAAAATCaactaaaataaaattcattCATATTAAGCCCGCATTGAGCTTGATATTTTTCCATACCAGACCCAATATATGCTTAATATTTTTCCATATCAAGCCTAACGTGGGAGGCATGAGGGTTAAGGTTTAGCTAATTTTTCAGATATTATTTTAACATCTCCAGAAAAGTTGAAATATGCAATGGGTGATACCATTGGACTCCTTACAGCTTCAAAAATTCACAAAACCTGAAATAGATTCAATCGAACTTGTCTAGATCTATTAGTGAATTAGTTTGGTCAAAACCCATTAATCGACCTAAAGACCTCATATTGTAAGCATTTTAGGTCCTGTAGATATTTGAGATTGCAAGGAGTCTAACGGTGTTATCCACTTCTCTAGAcgtgttaaaattttatcaaaaaaaatagctaaatcaaaaacACATTCATATTAGGCCCACGAGGGTTAGGGTTTAGTTGATTCTTCTGATaaaattttaacacctttggagaAGTCAAAATATACAATGGATGACACCGTTGAACTCCTTACAGTCTCAGAAATTCACAAGATTTGAAATGGATCCAATCATACTTGTTTAGACTTATCAGTGGATTTAATTTGGTTAAAACCTATTGATCGACCTAAAAATCTCATATTGTAATCATTTCAGGTCCTGTGAACTGTTGAGGTTGCAGGGAATCCAACGATGTCATCCATTACATATTTCGACTTTCTCCATAGATGTTAAAATTTTATCGAAAAAATAAGCTAAATCAAAAACACATTCATATCAGGCTCACGGGGGTTGGAGTTTAGTTgattcttataataaaattttaatacctCCAGAGAAGCCGAAATATGCAATGGATGGCACCGTTAGACTCCTTGCAGCTTCATAAATTCGCATGATCTGAA from Zingiber officinale cultivar Zhangliang chromosome 4A, Zo_v1.1, whole genome shotgun sequence includes the following:
- the LOC121970060 gene encoding transcription factor bHLH167-like isoform X1 — its product is MKSNSAREGTKLERKTLEKNRRILMKNLCMKLASLIPKQHCDRTKDMLSQQDHLDQATSYIKTLRARIEKMKERRGRKMNIQELDIEIDSGTTSSEFKLPVLEIRHQDSDLEVVLVSGQEKRFMFHEVISILEEEGAQVINANFSIVGKKIFYTLHSQPVSSRLGLDASRITERLNQLIR
- the LOC121970060 gene encoding transcription factor bHLH167-like isoform X2 — encoded protein: MKSNSAREGTKLERKTLEKNRRILMKNLCMKLASLIPKQHCDRTKDMLSQQDHLDQATSYIKTLRARIEKMKERRGRKMNIQELDIEIDSGTTSSEFKLPVLEIRHQDSDLEVVLVSGQEKRFMFHEVISILEEEGAQVINANFSIVGKKIFYTLHSQIWLNELLLRCCSQ